TTGGATGGTCATCATCGAGATATAAAGACACGCCGTCGCTTGTATTCAGGCATCGACCTTTCACGGACGTATCACAAACAAGTGCCTCGGGCCTAAAAACCGAAACTCTCTCTAGTGATTCTAATTGTTCTAACATCGAAAGAATCTGTTTATTCTCGTTCTGATATACTTCATATGAAGTCGTAATCGGAAGGAGATTAATTTGGCCAGAGTTCTCCAATCTCTGCAGCCGATGGGGCACATGCCAGCCAGCCTCAGGTATTTGAGAAAAAACGACTACCTCTTTCTTTTTGGAGAGTTTTCGTATCTGTTCAATCAAATGATTTACTAAAGTAGTATTTTCATCACTTATTATGTAGTTTTGGCCACTGACTCCAGTTTCGACCCCACCCTCGCCATTGTTAAAACGCTTTCCAAAAAGATTAAGTCTCCACCGCGCAGCAAAAATAACTGTTGCTGAGGTGCGGCTCAAAAACTCCCAGTAGTCGTTCTTGTCTTTTACGCATGCTCTTTGAAAAGGCTTGCGTGACGTGTCAGGGATAGGAAGACATGCATCTCTCAAGAGAGTAATCAGGCCTCCGTTGTGATTCTCTATAACCTCTCTTAGTTTTTTACTCACACTTTCTGCATGCGAGTCCCCGACGAGAATAAAGTTCCTTCCATTTTCCTGAAAACATTTCTCAGAAATTTTTTTAGGATGCGCATCGTCATCAAATCCATTTCTTACAACACACTCGCTTGTATCCTTCCAGTCAAAATACAACCCTGGTGATGAACCATAGATAGAGCCTACGAAGCCACCGACGAGTAATATAACTGCGGGGAAAGACAGAGCCGTAAACACTTTTTCTCGTGACATGAATCCATGTTTTCGAAATGGCGCTTCTATGAATCTCCAGCTCAGGTATGCAAGCACGAGAGAGAGAAAGGATAAGCCAAGCAGGGTTATCTCGTCAGGAGCATGAAGACTTCTGACTCGCTGAAACGCAAATAATGGCTGATGCCATAAATAGGCCGAGTAACTTATTAGCCCAATCATGACAAATGGCTTTCGGCTCAACACGGTGGCCACCAAGGTTCCTGTACTTCCATAGAGGAGAACGAGCACTGTTCCTAAAACTGGGAGAAGAGAATAGTAGCTTGGAAACGGGGTGCCGCGATCATAGAAAAAAACCGAACATACCACCGCTATAAGCCCGAACGAGGACAGCGTGTTATTAGCGAAAGTTTGTTTTTTCCTTGTAATAAGTGCGGCGATAGCTCCGCTCAGCAACTCCCATCCTCGTGCTGGAGCCAGGTAGAAATTTGCAGATGCAGCTTCCCTCCAGCCAATTTCACACAGAACAAAACTCATTATCCCTAAAAAGACACAGATATGAACGAGTAAAGATTTTCGATATTTCCATAGATACAGAAGGAGGATTGGAAAAAAAATATAAAACTGCTCTTCAACTGCCAGGCTCCATGTATGTAGTAGGGGCTTTTCTTCAGCTGCTGTTTCAAAGTAACCGCTCTTGCTCCAGAAAAATATATTTGAAACGAAAAAAACTGTGGCTATCACGCTCTCTGAGAACTCGAGTAATTGATCCGGCAACAACCAAAGCCATGCGAGGGGCATGCATACAATCATCACAGCAAATAAAGCTGGCAATATTCGTCTTATGCGCCGCTCATAAAAATAAGCGAGGCTAAATTTCCCACGCTCAAGATCATCTATAAGGATGCCTGTGATCAAGAATCCACTAATAACGAAGAACACATCGACGCCGACAAACCCTCCACTAAAACCGCTCACGCCAGCATGGAATAAAATCACTGGAACAACAGCGAGAGCTCTTAGTCCATCTATCTCTGGGCGATACTGCATCCTCTATAATCCTAGTAAGACAACGATACATATTATGCATCCCCCTCTCTCACGTACCACCATCTTTTTTTCATTGGATGACGAACCGATGAGACGACCTCCTCCGATTAACACTCTGTCATGGGAAATCCGCTACGAACCAAAGACCCATCTCTTTACCGCCTCATTACCACCCACACGGTACTAGCTGAGATGTGGCTCATGCCTACTGCTAAGAATACAAAGCTCATAGGAGGTATCCTTGCTCGAGTGCCATTCTCATTCCTTTTTCAATTACTGAGCTTACGATCGGCTATACGCCGACTCTTCTGGTTATTTCCACCATCTGGGGGCCGCTTGTCCTGTTTATGACTTTACGATTTCTTTGCCATAAGAAAGCACTCGGGAAGACGAGATGACTTAATGAATTTCGACACAGAGCGCTAGAATTGAGGAAACTAGCGAAGATTACTTAGCAAGACATTGAAACAACTAGTATTTATCAGAACATATCTTCAATATCTCATAGTAGGCGAGACCTCGTTACAATAGGAGTCCTGCTAAACGTAAAGAATCTGGAGCAGCCCGCCGTTATTTCTAAGAGAGACATAGAACCTATTTTCAGAAACATAGCTGCTATATGAACTACAACACCCTCTATTCTCTTCGATCCCCGACGGCTACTGTTATCAAGAGTATCCTAGTCGGGATTCTCATTTTTGCCCTCTACCCATTCTCCTCTCAAGCAAAGGCAGAGACAAACGTGATCGAACTTGATAATGCGTCGTTCATACAATTACTGCAGGCGGTTACTCCACGGGATTCAAAAGCGGACAAAATAAGAGAAGCCCTAATGGATATCATCACACGAGCGCCAGAGTCCGTTTGGGGAGTCGAGGTAAGTGACTCAGGGAACTCAGGTCTCTTTACAGCTCTAGGAGCTCTCGAGAACATTTTACGACTCGATACTGCTGGAGGCCAGATCTATGAACCAGGACTACTTACCAACTATTCTTCCCCACTAAATGGCGATCCAAACTTAAGTGGAATTTGTGTAATCATCGGTGCAGCAAATTCGGTTTGGAACACGCTAAAACTTGGGAATAAAAAAGATGCTACTGACAGCAAAGGAAACTTCGAAAAAGAGTTTCTCAAGAAAATAAAAAATGCAACATCCAATCCATCTCAGTGGGGGGTCTCTACGGAGGAATACTCAACGGTCTATTCAGCGATAGCCGGAGAAAAGATTACGTGCGAGACCTCGCTTCTTAAAGGTCCCAAAGATATTAACCGCTGGAAAAAGCAGTTACTATCTGACCTAGCAAAAGGCTATGACTGTAGCCTGAGTATCCGAAAGACGGGAATATTTGATCCTAATAACGGGACAATTGAAATGGCTTGGGGACATAATTGGAAGGTAAACTCTGGACATAATGCCGGTGATGGAAAAGTGTCATTAAACCTTCTCGAAACTGGTAGGCAAGGAGATGGAAACGGACACAACGTGCAGGCGGAGGGGCGTTCAACACAGCGCCTCTCTATAAAACCCAATACATTTAAGCCTGGCGAGTTCAGCATTCATATGTTTAAAGGTATAGATAGGCATCTCTGGAACCACTTTTTGAAAAATCAACTCAATGATGAAGTAGAGGCAACATGCTGCTACCCTGATAGTAAGCAAGATTCCGCAAACTTCAATTGATACAATATCATGGGTAATCTGCCCCTGTAATCAGGTGCCCCTCTCTCAAGTACCACCATCTTTTTTTCATTGGATGACGAACCGATGGGACGGCCTCCTCCGATTAACACCATGTCATGGGAAATCCACTACGAACGAGAGATCCCTTCCTCTGCCGCAGCAAGAAAACTCTGAATATGCTCGTGAATCAGGTGAGAGGCAACTATCGTACTTTCCTGCCCGCTCCTTTGCTTTACCTCTACCCCACCATTTTTTAGCGACCGTTCGCTTACCGTGACTCGCAAAGGAATCCCTATAAGATCAGCATCAGAAAACTTCTCCCCCGCCCTCAGCTCACGGTCATCATAAAGCGTCTCTACCCCACGCAAACGTAGCTCATCATACAGCCGCTCCGCCTCTTCTCGAATTGCTGCCTTTTCAAAATTAAGCCCTATGAGATGGACTTGATACGGCGCAATATGTAGCGGCCAGATAATCCCCTTTTCATCGTGACTACTTTCAACAACCGCTGCTGCTATACGAGTAATCCCGATCCCATAACACCCCATCACCAATGGGCGACTTTCTCCGTCTTTCGTTCGAAAGTTGGCCCCCATCTGAGAAGAGTACTGTGTTCCAAGTTGAAAAATGTGGCCGACCTCAATCCCGCGAGTCTCAGCTAACACACCATGCTCGCAGCGAGGACACCCATCCCCACACTTTGCCAACTTAAAGTCGCCAAACTCTGGTCTCTCAAGGTCTCTTCCAAAATTCACATCGATATTGTGATAGTGAGTCTGATTCGCACCACATTCAAAATTGACTCTTCTATCAACAAAATTATCTGAAACTATCTTTACATGATCAGGTAGACCAATCGGCCCCGCATAGCCGACCTCAGCATTCGTGAGCTCTTTTATCTGCTCAGGCGAGCACAACCGCAAGATTTTACAACCAAGATAATTTGCTACCTTTAACCCATTAACGTCACTATCTCCTCGCACCATTACTGCAACAACGCTATCATCCGCATTGAAAAGTAGCGTTTTCGTGGTCTTCCAAATCGGAATACCGAGATGCGCAGCAAGTGGTTCAACGCCTATCAGATTTTCGCCCAAGACCTCCTTCATCGGAAGCACCTCAGCGTCTTGCTCATACTCTTGCAATCGGGACTCTGCTCGCTCAAGATTTGCTGCATAATCACATGCGTTACAAAACATTATGGTATCTTCACCAGAATCAGCTAAGGCCATGAATTCGCGGCTTACAGCCCCTCCTATCGCTCCTGAATCAGCCTCTACCGATCGATAGGCAAATCCCATCCGTTTGCAAATTTTATGGTACGCCTGATCCATGAGATGAAATGAATGCTCCAATCCCTCCCGATCCGCATCAAAACTATACGCATCCTTCATTATGAATTCACGCGCCCGCATAAGACCAAAGCGCGGACGAATCTCATCACGAAACTTTGTCTGAATCTGGTACAGAGTAAGAGGTAAATCTTTATACGAATCCACTTCGCGACGAACGATATCGGTAATAACCTCCTCATGCGTTGGCCCAAGACAAACAGTAGCGCCGCGACGGTCCTCAAACGAAAACATTATCCCGTCGAGAACCGTGTACCGCTCCCATCGCTCTGACTCCTGCCAAAGCTCTTTCGGCTGAAGAGCAGCCATCAACAACTCCTGTGCTCCAGCTGCATTCATCTCTTGTCGCACAATTTCACTAATCTTCATCAGAGTTCTGTGGAGCAAAGGAAGATAGGAGTAGGTGCCAGCTGAGATCTGTTTAAGATAACCAGCTCTTAACAGAAACTGATGCGATTTTGTATGGGCATCTCTAGGCACCTGTCTCGAAGTGCGGACCAATAACCGTGATTGGCGCATTTTCTAACTCCCCCTTGCTTTTGAGTCTATCCTAAAGGAAATCGGAATCCTAACAGTTTTTACTTTCTTATCAGACTCATTCTCTACTGCTTTCGCATGATGGAAGAAGATGATTACACCTATTCATGTTACTCCCCGAGGACAGATAGCTATTGCTATTCAGGAGCGAAAAAGACATAACAATAAGCGCATAAAACACCATTCAGGACACACAACAGATGAGTCAGTTTCCGCATTTTCGATTCCGTCGACTTCGTTCATCAGAGACTGTCAGGACGCTAGTTCGAGAGACAGAACTCTCCCTCTCTAATCTTATTCAGCCGCTCTTTATCGTCCCAGGCTCAGGAATAGAGAAAGCCATCAGCTCTCTTCCTGGACAAGCACAACGAAGTATCGACAAATCAATAGAGTACGGTCGCCAACTCTCAGACCTTGGCATCACCTCAGTGCTTCTATTTGGACTCCCTGAATTCAAAGACGAAACCGGGAGTGCGGCTTGGCAATCCGATGGGATTATCCAAGAGACCATTCACGCCTTCAAACGTGAACTTCCAAATATGCTCGTAATCACTGACCTCTGTTACTGTGAATACACCTCTCATGGGCATTGCGGGATCTTGAAAGATGGAGATGTCGATAACGATGCAACCCTTGAAATACTTGCTCGACAGGCTATCTCTCATGCTGAAGCCGGAGCTGATATGATCGCCCCAAGTGGTATGATGGATGGCATGATTGGTTGCCTCAGATCCCATCTTGATGAACATAGATTTCAAAATATTCCCATCATGAGCTATGCAGCGAAGTATGCCTCTGCATGTTATGGACCGTTTCGAGAAGCGGCTGACTGCGCTCCATCTGAAGGAGATCGCAGGTCATACCAAATGGATCCCGCAAACACAGACGAAGCTATGCGAGAAGTGCTTGCTGACTTAGAAGAAGGGGCAGATATCGTAATGGTCAAGCCAGCACTCATGTACCTCGATATTATCCAGCGGGTAAAAGAAGAGTTTCGAGTTCCAACAGCCGCTTATAACGTGAGCGGTGAGTATGCGATGATCAAAGCAGCCGCTGCCAATGGATGGATAGACGAAAAACGAGTTATGCTCGAGTCACTCCTCTCGATGAAACGAGCTGGAGCAGATATCATCATCTCGTACTTCACCGAACAAGTTGCAAGAACCTGTACCGTGAACGGTCGAGTCCAAATCTGCTAAGAAACGCGATAAGCGGCAACTTACGTCTGATACCGAGGAGCTCGCACCCCAAAGACTCTCTTACTACTGGAGAGAGGGTCGAAAGACCCCTTCTAACCCTCTGATAAAAATAATTAATTTTTAAGAATCATTCCTCACAAAACCCCCCATAACCGTATTGAGAGATTCTGTGCCAGATCACCTCCTGAAGGGGTCTGATAATAGGATATCATATGAGAATTACTTGTTTTTCTGTCCCTAAAAGAGCGATATCAAGGGGACTTCAGAGTGGGTTTAGAGAGGTTTTAAGTGGTTATGCTGCCAAAGAAGAGAAAAACTGACAC
This genomic window from bacterium contains:
- a CDS encoding acyltransferase, with the protein product MQYRPEIDGLRALAVVPVILFHAGVSGFSGGFVGVDVFFVISGFLITGILIDDLERGKFSLAYFYERRIRRILPALFAVMIVCMPLAWLWLLPDQLLEFSESVIATVFFVSNIFFWSKSGYFETAAEEKPLLHTWSLAVEEQFYIFFPILLLYLWKYRKSLLVHICVFLGIMSFVLCEIGWREAASANFYLAPARGWELLSGAIAALITRKKQTFANNTLSSFGLIAVVCSVFFYDRGTPFPSYYSLLPVLGTVLVLLYGSTGTLVATVLSRKPFVMIGLISYSAYLWHQPLFAFQRVRSLHAPDEITLLGLSFLSLVLAYLSWRFIEAPFRKHGFMSREKVFTALSFPAVILLVGGFVGSIYGSSPGLYFDWKDTSECVVRNGFDDDAHPKKISEKCFQENGRNFILVGDSHAESVSKKLREVIENHNGGLITLLRDACLPIPDTSRKPFQRACVKDKNDYWEFLSRTSATVIFAARWRLNLFGKRFNNGEGGVETGVSGQNYIISDENTTLVNHLIEQIRKLSKKKEVVVFSQIPEAGWHVPHRLQRLENSGQINLLPITTSYEVYQNENKQILSMLEQLESLERVSVFRPEALVCDTSVKGRCLNTSDGVSLYLDDDHPSPAYAELIARAFEQHYLQE
- a CDS encoding proline--tRNA ligase, encoding MRQSRLLVRTSRQVPRDAHTKSHQFLLRAGYLKQISAGTYSYLPLLHRTLMKISEIVRQEMNAAGAQELLMAALQPKELWQESERWERYTVLDGIMFSFEDRRGATVCLGPTHEEVITDIVRREVDSYKDLPLTLYQIQTKFRDEIRPRFGLMRAREFIMKDAYSFDADREGLEHSFHLMDQAYHKICKRMGFAYRSVEADSGAIGGAVSREFMALADSGEDTIMFCNACDYAANLERAESRLQEYEQDAEVLPMKEVLGENLIGVEPLAAHLGIPIWKTTKTLLFNADDSVVAVMVRGDSDVNGLKVANYLGCKILRLCSPEQIKELTNAEVGYAGPIGLPDHVKIVSDNFVDRRVNFECGANQTHYHNIDVNFGRDLERPEFGDFKLAKCGDGCPRCEHGVLAETRGIEVGHIFQLGTQYSSQMGANFRTKDGESRPLVMGCYGIGITRIAAAVVESSHDEKGIIWPLHIAPYQVHLIGLNFEKAAIREEAERLYDELRLRGVETLYDDRELRAGEKFSDADLIGIPLRVTVSERSLKNGGVEVKQRSGQESTIVASHLIHEHIQSFLAAAEEGISRS
- the hemB gene encoding porphobilinogen synthase, whose amino-acid sequence is MSQFPHFRFRRLRSSETVRTLVRETELSLSNLIQPLFIVPGSGIEKAISSLPGQAQRSIDKSIEYGRQLSDLGITSVLLFGLPEFKDETGSAAWQSDGIIQETIHAFKRELPNMLVITDLCYCEYTSHGHCGILKDGDVDNDATLEILARQAISHAEAGADMIAPSGMMDGMIGCLRSHLDEHRFQNIPIMSYAAKYASACYGPFREAADCAPSEGDRRSYQMDPANTDEAMREVLADLEEGADIVMVKPALMYLDIIQRVKEEFRVPTAAYNVSGEYAMIKAAAANGWIDEKRVMLESLLSMKRAGADIIISYFTEQVARTCTVNGRVQIC